A window of the Brassica oleracea var. oleracea cultivar TO1000 chromosome C1, BOL, whole genome shotgun sequence genome harbors these coding sequences:
- the LOC106341619 gene encoding putative gamma-glutamylcyclotransferase At3g02910 gives MGHETKATTETTTTLVFSYGTLKRGFSNHVLMQDLIRSGDASFKGVYQTLENYPLVCGPYRVPFLLNKPGSGQRVTGELYSVSPRGLSRLDELEGISRGHYVRQPIRLAAKEEGGDLETERVSSSCVVEAYYAHKSYEEELWERNRRRSFGAYTEKEARGYVKRNDRPQHLSFLDHIRIFVSSPCD, from the coding sequence ATGGGCCACGAAACAAAGGCGACGACGGAGACCACCACCACCCTCGTGTTCTCCTACGGAACTCTGAAGAGAGGCTTCTCGAACCACGTCCTGATGCAAGATCTGATCCGATCCGGCGACGCGTCTTTCAAAGGAGTCTACCAAACCTTAGAGAACTACCCCCTCGTCTGCGGACCATACCGAGTCCCTTTCCTCCTCAACAAGCCTGGATCGGGTCAACGCGTCACGGGAGAGCTTTACTCCGTTTCTCCCCGCGGCCTCTCGCGTCTCGACGAGCTCGAAGGGATCAGCCGGGGCCATTACGTCAGACAGCCGATCCGTCTCGCCGCGAAGGAGGAGGGAGGAGATCTTGAAACAGAGCGTGTCTCGTCGTCGTGCGTGGTGGAGGCGTATTACGCGCACAAGAGCTACGAAGAGGAGCTCTGGGAGAGGAATAGGAGGAGGTCGTTCGGCGCGTACACGGAGAAGGAAGCGCGTGGGTATGTGAAGCGGAACGATAGGCCGCAGCATCTTAGCTTCTTGGATCATATCCGTATTTTCGTTTCTTCTCCATGTGACTGA